The Beijerinckiaceae bacterium RH AL1 genome has a segment encoding these proteins:
- a CDS encoding Protein-L-isoaspartate(D-aspartate) O-methyltransferase (ID:RHAL1_02046;~source:Prodigal:2.6), which produces MTQSIPSPDLKDSAAQRQTMVDCQIRTFDVTDQRLITRVLAVPRERFVPDDMRDLAYTDTGITIPGGPNGAEPRYLLPPLILVRLIQGARVKATDRVLDVAGGYGYSAALLAGLAAEVHVLETGAGRCADIAARLQGVAVAPVVTHAGALDAPVSGGPFDVILVNGCVETDLEPLFANLAEGGRLVCIRRSSDDPTGRAAKALCYEKQNGDIGTRYLFAASAPVLPAFNAPPAFVF; this is translated from the coding sequence ATGACGCAGTCGATCCCCTCGCCCGACCTGAAGGACTCCGCGGCGCAGCGCCAGACCATGGTCGACTGCCAGATCCGTACCTTCGACGTCACCGACCAGCGTCTGATCACCCGCGTCCTGGCAGTGCCGCGCGAGCGCTTCGTGCCGGACGACATGCGCGATCTCGCGTACACCGACACGGGAATCACGATCCCCGGTGGCCCAAACGGCGCCGAGCCGCGCTACCTGCTGCCGCCGCTGATCCTTGTCCGCCTGATCCAGGGCGCTCGCGTGAAGGCCACGGACCGCGTCCTCGACGTCGCCGGCGGCTACGGCTACTCGGCGGCGCTGCTCGCCGGCCTTGCCGCCGAGGTCCACGTGCTCGAGACCGGGGCAGGACGGTGCGCCGATATCGCCGCGCGTCTGCAAGGAGTCGCCGTCGCGCCCGTCGTCACGCACGCCGGCGCGCTGGACGCTCCCGTTTCTGGCGGACCGTTCGATGTCATACTTGTGAACGGTTGCGTCGAGACCGACCTCGAGCCGCTCTTCGCAAACCTGGCCGAGGGCGGCCGGCTCGTGTGCATCCGCCGGAGCAGCGACGATCCGACCGGGCGGGCGGCCAAGGCGCTCTGCTACGAGAAGCAGAACGGCGATATCGGCACACGCTACCTCTTTGCCGCCTCAGCACCCGTGCTCCCGGCGTTCAATGCGCCGCCAGCCTTCGTGTTCTGA
- a CDS encoding hypothetical protein (ID:RHAL1_02047;~conserved membrane protein of unknown function;~source:Prodigal:2.6), whose amino-acid sequence MSESPTEHFEHAEHAEHVAHSGDPFLAKVSITIAALAVLAAAVGALETIETNDTIRDKTTAAITQNKATDTWGFFARQSLKKTMYDIAADGAPDARRDALVAKAKDYEAQSRETQKKAEAMEAEVERANEGSEHHEHRHQVLTVAATFLHISIAMATIAIVMRGKTWPYWTAIGLGIVGTIGAALAYI is encoded by the coding sequence ATGAGCGAGTCGCCGACGGAGCATTTCGAGCACGCCGAGCATGCCGAGCACGTCGCCCATTCCGGCGACCCGTTCCTGGCCAAGGTGTCCATCACCATCGCCGCGCTCGCCGTGCTCGCGGCGGCCGTCGGCGCGCTCGAGACGATCGAGACCAACGACACGATCCGCGACAAGACGACGGCGGCGATCACCCAGAACAAGGCGACCGACACGTGGGGCTTCTTCGCCCGCCAGAGCCTGAAGAAGACGATGTACGACATCGCCGCCGACGGCGCGCCCGACGCCCGCCGCGACGCCCTCGTGGCGAAGGCGAAGGACTACGAGGCGCAGTCGCGCGAGACCCAGAAGAAGGCCGAGGCCATGGAGGCCGAGGTCGAGAGGGCCAACGAGGGCAGCGAGCACCACGAGCATCGCCACCAGGTGCTCACCGTCGCCGCGACCTTCCTGCACATCTCGATCGCCATGGCGACGATCGCCATCGTGATGCGCGGCAAGACGTGGCCTTACTGGACGGCGATCGGCCTCGGGATCGTCGGCACGATCGGAGCGGCGCTCGCCTACATCTGA
- a CDS encoding hypothetical protein (ID:RHAL1_02048;~conserved exported protein of unknown function;~source:Prodigal:2.6), translating into MRMLLPLGAVLAASLGLAAGSASAAGVSQKECSQKYKAAKAANALNGLNYNEFRKAQCSTAAPAATPTAAPAAPAPAPAPAAPAPAPTTTAARPAPAPTATSGNAVFPTAISAQFSKESAGKARMHTCLAQYNANKTSNGNGGLKWIEKGGGYYSECNKRLKG; encoded by the coding sequence ATGCGTATGCTCCTGCCGTTAGGCGCCGTTCTTGCCGCGTCCCTCGGTCTCGCCGCGGGCAGCGCCTCCGCCGCCGGCGTCTCGCAGAAGGAATGCTCTCAGAAGTACAAGGCCGCCAAGGCGGCGAATGCGCTGAATGGGCTCAACTATAACGAGTTCCGCAAGGCGCAGTGCTCCACCGCCGCTCCGGCCGCGACGCCGACGGCTGCGCCCGCTGCCCCGGCGCCCGCTCCGGCTCCCGCCGCGCCTGCTCCCGCGCCGACGACGACCGCCGCAAGGCCGGCTCCGGCTCCGACGGCGACCTCCGGCAACGCCGTGTTCCCGACCGCCATCTCGGCGCAGTTCTCGAAGGAATCGGCCGGCAAGGCCCGCATGCACACGTGTCTCGCCCAGTACAACGCCAACAAGACCTCGAACGGCAACGGCGGCCTGAAGTGGATCGAGAAGGGCGGCGGCTACTATTCCGAGTGCAACAAGCGCCTCAAGGGCTGA
- a CDS encoding Peptidase (ID:RHAL1_02049;~source:Prodigal:2.6): protein MSEPTPNLPVPRGEVVPVDDGAIGGEDLAALGRAVKALEHQTFAMRIANTIGRQLGTIAHLIPGPVRGLVDKAAEKAIAAALDVAVGSLPRTAPRDTRRLHKAAAAVSGAAGGLFGMSSLPVELPLSTIIILRSIADIARQSGEDIADPATALACLEVFALGAHERDDTFVESGYFAVRGVLAKAVSEAAKFVAQNTAVEAGSPVLVRLITQIGTRFGLVVSQKVAAQAVPILGAAGGAAVNYAFAEHFQSLASAHFVVRRLERTYGKDTVRAEYERLLAGGSTAAYA from the coding sequence ATGAGCGAGCCCACCCCCAACCTTCCCGTGCCGCGCGGCGAGGTCGTGCCGGTCGACGACGGCGCGATCGGCGGCGAGGACCTCGCGGCCCTGGGTCGCGCGGTGAAGGCGCTCGAGCATCAGACCTTCGCAATGCGGATCGCCAACACCATCGGCCGCCAGCTCGGGACGATCGCGCATCTCATCCCCGGCCCCGTGCGCGGCCTCGTCGACAAGGCGGCGGAGAAGGCGATCGCTGCCGCCCTCGACGTCGCCGTCGGCTCTCTTCCTCGCACGGCGCCGCGCGACACGCGTCGCCTGCACAAGGCGGCCGCCGCCGTCTCGGGCGCCGCGGGCGGCCTCTTCGGCATGTCGAGCCTGCCGGTCGAGCTCCCGCTCTCGACGATCATCATTCTGCGCTCGATCGCCGACATCGCCCGCCAGTCAGGCGAGGACATCGCCGATCCGGCAACGGCGCTCGCTTGCCTGGAAGTCTTCGCGCTCGGCGCGCACGAGCGCGACGACACCTTCGTCGAGAGCGGCTATTTCGCCGTCCGCGGCGTGCTCGCGAAGGCGGTGAGCGAGGCGGCGAAGTTCGTCGCGCAGAACACCGCCGTCGAGGCGGGCTCGCCCGTCCTCGTGCGACTGATCACGCAGATCGGCACACGCTTCGGCCTCGTCGTCTCGCAGAAGGTCGCGGCCCAGGCGGTGCCGATCCTCGGCGCTGCCGGCGGGGCGGCGGTGAACTACGCCTTCGCCGAGCACTTCCAGTCGCTCGCCAGCGCCCATTTCGTCGTCCGGCGGCTCGAGCGCACCTACGGCAAGGACACCGTCAGAGCCGAGTACGAGCGCCTGCTCGCCGGCGGGTCCACAGCCGCCTACGCGTAA
- a CDS encoding hypothetical protein (ID:RHAL1_02050;~conserved exported protein of unknown function;~source:Prodigal:2.6), translated as MPFDQNKGRSLALAVAVLSGVALAPAAAHAGFLDQLFGGGAPVPEQPQIQPQGGGYSYDQMDQGYQPIPRRPRVKKKVAVADKPVLQKTTDIMSDSTLRPGDAVMMKSGVHIFNGESDSHHDADEFVALDSARHVAKDTKGQLAALDVAHRAPLQYAERTTTMLEGRSVAGREISEGYKITDARGRSIRYVGP; from the coding sequence ATGCCATTCGATCAGAACAAGGGGCGCAGCCTCGCGCTTGCGGTCGCGGTCTTGAGCGGCGTTGCACTTGCGCCGGCAGCCGCCCACGCCGGGTTTCTGGACCAGCTCTTCGGCGGCGGCGCGCCGGTGCCGGAGCAGCCTCAGATCCAGCCGCAGGGCGGCGGTTACAGCTACGACCAGATGGACCAGGGCTACCAGCCGATCCCGCGCAGGCCGCGGGTGAAGAAGAAGGTTGCGGTCGCCGACAAGCCGGTGCTGCAGAAGACCACCGACATCATGAGCGACAGCACGCTGCGTCCTGGCGACGCCGTGATGATGAAGTCGGGCGTCCACATCTTCAACGGCGAGAGCGACTCGCATCACGACGCCGACGAGTTCGTCGCACTCGATTCGGCGCGCCATGTCGCGAAGGACACCAAGGGCCAGCTCGCCGCGCTCGACGTCGCGCATCGCGCGCCTCTGCAATACGCCGAGCGGACGACGACGATGCTGGAGGGCCGCTCGGTCGCCGGGCGCGAGATCAGCGAAGGCTACAAGATCACCGACGCGCGCGGCCGCTCGATCCGGTACGTCGGCCCGTAA